The following proteins are encoded in a genomic region of Blastopirellula marina:
- a CDS encoding DUF1559 domain-containing protein: MKVTIGCLTVLLGLALLVVFMPNLDTPRTQSRRMQVMMDLKRIGLALSYYEAEHGTLPPAVVSDAERNSLYSWRVLLLPYLEQHNLYEEFDLDQAWDSPANLSLSSKIPTCYICWHLDYSQGETAFVALVSTDERRTAILRETSQALADIAADDGLAATAIVVEDRSHPVIWSQPQDVSPEQFLDNLPTDESITPWVALVTCDTSTSEIENPTRTKLLPLLYANDGKVPK; this comes from the coding sequence ATGAAAGTAACCATCGGTTGCCTGACGGTTTTGCTCGGACTCGCACTCCTGGTGGTGTTCATGCCGAACCTCGATACGCCGCGAACACAATCTCGGCGAATGCAGGTCATGATGGATTTGAAGAGGATTGGCTTGGCGTTGAGTTACTATGAGGCGGAGCACGGTACGCTCCCGCCGGCTGTTGTCAGTGATGCGGAACGGAATTCACTTTATTCTTGGCGGGTTTTGTTATTACCTTACTTGGAACAACATAATCTGTACGAAGAGTTTGATCTGGACCAGGCCTGGGATTCTCCGGCGAACCTTTCACTCTCCAGCAAAATCCCCACTTGCTACATCTGTTGGCATCTTGACTATTCGCAAGGGGAGACTGCGTTCGTGGCATTGGTCTCGACCGACGAACGACGTACGGCCATATTGCGTGAAACCAGTCAAGCGTTGGCCGATATCGCTGCAGACGATGGGTTAGCAGCCACCGCAATCGTTGTGGAAGATCGCTCACACCCGGTCATTTGGTCGCAACCGCAAGATGTTTCGCCTGAACAGTTCCTCGATAACTTACCAACCGACGAGTCAATTACACCCTGGGTAGCCTTGGTGACCTGCGATACCAGTACAAGTGAAATCGAGAACCCGACGCGAACAAAACTGCTGCCACTTCTGTACGCCAACGATGGAAAGGTACCCAAGTGA
- a CDS encoding permease — protein sequence MNETKYKWAVAGDVNAFFGLMLDNIADLLLTIGLLAAVFNFPTTFAIGHMVPGTALGVLVGDLIFFWMALRLAKRTGRNDVTAMPLGLDTPSTFGMVFFVLGPAFSYGVQELQMTAEESAIRTWHIGIWSIVMSGIFKTACAFGSSWIRKIIPRAGLLGSLAAIALVLISFLPFVEALHFPIVGMTALSIILVTLVAHIGLPWKIPGALAALIVSGTIYYVMYGLGILGATPEAMDFNPNDALLPTDWLAVFRFEWLNWATFQDAAVYLPIVIPFALATVIGGIDCVESAAAAGDEYDTNRIIGAEAIATLVAGFCGGVIQTTPYIGHPAYKTMGGRAAYTLATALFVGGAGVLGYFGFLYWAIPKPTVFPILVFIGLEITAQSFKATPIRHYPAVSIACIPALAALVLIFTGDLQGQYTGLFFQMKHQATVQVDNELVEHRKELAALAEAGHIDEEALIKLNERLDKLDEGSQALGASVDQLQKYTQGDIQSPPDEEGHTHPNGTAVKLQTLQMLAGGFIVTSMLWAAILAYIIDRRLYVAAAFSLACAALSVFGVIHSPYPSGKLVLGWSAPPDMPVASAGQGPIFMMWAYICMAIVLVICGAWQASNPDALADESAQSET from the coding sequence ATGAATGAAACCAAATACAAATGGGCCGTTGCAGGCGACGTTAACGCCTTCTTTGGCTTGATGTTAGATAACATTGCCGATCTTCTGCTAACTATTGGCTTGCTAGCAGCGGTCTTTAACTTTCCTACAACGTTCGCCATCGGACACATGGTCCCGGGGACGGCTTTAGGTGTGCTCGTAGGCGACCTAATCTTCTTCTGGATGGCGCTCCGCCTGGCGAAGAGGACTGGTCGTAACGACGTAACTGCCATGCCTTTAGGGCTAGATACGCCCAGCACATTCGGCATGGTATTCTTCGTCTTGGGACCAGCGTTCAGCTATGGTGTCCAAGAATTACAGATGACAGCAGAAGAGTCTGCTATCCGTACGTGGCACATTGGCATTTGGTCCATTGTGATGTCCGGAATTTTCAAAACTGCTTGCGCCTTCGGTTCTAGCTGGATTCGTAAGATCATCCCTCGCGCTGGCTTGCTAGGATCGCTAGCAGCGATTGCTCTTGTCTTGATTAGCTTCCTCCCGTTCGTCGAGGCGCTCCATTTCCCAATCGTCGGGATGACGGCTCTTTCGATTATTTTGGTGACCTTGGTTGCCCATATCGGTTTGCCTTGGAAAATCCCTGGGGCGCTCGCTGCGTTGATCGTTTCTGGAACGATTTACTACGTGATGTACGGTTTAGGAATCTTAGGTGCCACGCCGGAAGCAATGGACTTCAATCCGAATGATGCGTTGCTGCCGACCGATTGGTTGGCCGTATTCCGCTTCGAGTGGCTGAACTGGGCGACGTTCCAAGACGCCGCGGTCTACCTGCCGATTGTGATCCCGTTTGCGTTGGCAACCGTGATCGGCGGGATCGATTGTGTCGAAAGTGCGGCGGCGGCTGGCGATGAATACGACACCAACCGGATCATCGGGGCTGAAGCAATCGCCACGTTGGTGGCCGGTTTCTGCGGCGGCGTGATCCAGACGACGCCCTACATCGGACATCCCGCGTATAAGACGATGGGAGGCCGTGCAGCATACACATTGGCAACCGCACTGTTCGTCGGTGGTGCTGGCGTGCTGGGTTACTTCGGTTTTCTGTACTGGGCGATTCCCAAACCGACCGTGTTTCCAATCCTGGTTTTCATCGGACTCGAGATTACAGCTCAAAGCTTTAAGGCAACGCCGATTCGGCATTACCCAGCGGTTTCGATCGCGTGCATTCCCGCCCTCGCCGCGCTGGTGCTAATCTTCACCGGCGATCTTCAAGGTCAATACACCGGGCTTTTCTTTCAGATGAAGCACCAAGCTACTGTGCAAGTTGACAACGAATTGGTCGAGCATCGTAAAGAACTTGCTGCGTTAGCCGAGGCTGGCCATATCGATGAAGAAGCTTTGATAAAACTAAACGAGCGGCTTGATAAGCTGGACGAAGGTTCCCAAGCCCTCGGTGCCAGTGTCGATCAATTGCAGAAGTACACGCAAGGTGATATTCAAAGTCCGCCCGACGAAGAGGGTCACACCCACCCCAACGGAACGGCCGTGAAGTTGCAAACGTTACAGATGTTGGCTGGCGGATTTATTGTCACCAGCATGCTGTGGGCGGCGATCTTGGCGTACATCATCGATCGCCGATTGTACGTCGCGGCGGCGTTCAGCCTGGCTTGTGCCGCCCTAAGCGTCTTTGGGGTTATTCACTCACCTTATCCCAGTGGTAAGCTGGTATTGGGTTGGAGCGCACCTCCCGACATGCCGGTCGCCTCGGCGGGGCAGGGGCCTATCTTCATGATGTGGGCCTACATCTGCATGGCCATCGTCCTGGTTATCTGTGGTGCCTGGCAAGCCTCGAACCCCGATGCCCTCGCCGATGAGTCCGCCCAGAGCGAGACCTAA
- a CDS encoding DUF1559 domain-containing protein — translation METNPFDSPRTETQEPVAPDKPRWKPTVVDCLVVGFIILILIGLLIPATTSHPRRAPTFRSVMRLKAIGVALHYYCDEHGTLPPTYVTDDTGQPLYSWRVLVLPYLDEKDLFDRFDLSQAWDSKANLPLVQEMPECYANPWAPGKEVIGETSYLALVDKKHGKTVLRPDNARTLSEIPDGAEASAMVVSHPEKFVVWTAPTDIDPLDFIAASAGWTPDDDSPDTVLLLMANGVVFRGQEEVEHNLVPAAFCDDGRIGKVR, via the coding sequence ATGGAAACCAACCCCTTCGACAGTCCACGCACCGAAACTCAGGAACCGGTAGCCCCCGATAAGCCAAGGTGGAAGCCGACCGTTGTCGATTGCTTGGTAGTTGGCTTCATTATTCTCATTTTGATTGGTCTTTTAATCCCGGCAACGACGTCGCATCCCCGAAGAGCCCCAACTTTCCGGTCGGTAATGCGCCTGAAGGCGATCGGCGTGGCTCTCCATTATTATTGCGACGAGCATGGGACGTTACCTCCGACGTATGTCACCGACGACACGGGTCAGCCGCTTTACTCTTGGCGTGTCCTCGTGTTGCCCTACCTGGATGAAAAAGATCTGTTCGACCGATTCGATCTTTCCCAGGCCTGGGATAGCAAAGCGAACTTGCCGCTCGTTCAAGAAATGCCGGAGTGTTATGCCAATCCATGGGCACCTGGCAAGGAAGTCATTGGGGAGACGAGCTATTTGGCATTGGTCGATAAAAAACACGGCAAGACGGTTCTTCGGCCGGACAACGCACGTACGCTGAGCGAAATCCCCGATGGCGCCGAGGCCAGTGCGATGGTGGTTAGCCATCCAGAAAAGTTTGTCGTGTGGACGGCGCCCACCGATATCGATCCACTCGACTTCATAGCGGCGTCCGCCGGTTGGACGCCTGACGACGACTCGCCTGATACTGTGCTCCTGCTAATGGCCAACGGAGTCGTTTTTCGTGGCCAAGAAGAAGTAGAACATAACCTAGTACCGGCGGCTTTCTGCGACGATGGTCGCATCGGAAAGGTTCGGTGA
- a CDS encoding RNA polymerase sigma factor, translating to MASENNASHAPGADQATDGEILAAVLAGDADQYAVIVRRYRRALQNLAFSYLGDSQLAEDAVQEAFLNSFRWLHTYDSRYSFRTWLWRILLNVCHRIREKAKRQPVTTTTLTAGAAPSSPSLLESEVPCEALSRLISGERKESVLKLLDRLSPIQAEAIRLRFFGEMKFQEIADAQGIGLPAAKARVRNGLLQMAKLIQNTCQELAEDHA from the coding sequence ATGGCTTCTGAAAACAACGCATCTCACGCCCCAGGTGCCGATCAGGCGACCGATGGGGAGATTCTCGCGGCCGTTTTGGCTGGCGATGCGGATCAGTATGCCGTAATCGTTCGGCGTTACCGTCGGGCTTTGCAGAACCTGGCGTTCAGTTACTTGGGAGATTCTCAGTTGGCGGAGGACGCCGTTCAGGAAGCCTTTCTGAACAGCTTCCGGTGGCTTCACACCTACGACTCGCGATACAGTTTTCGAACTTGGTTGTGGCGAATCTTGCTGAATGTGTGTCACCGAATACGGGAGAAAGCCAAGCGTCAGCCGGTGACTACAACCACGCTGACCGCTGGGGCAGCTCCTTCCTCACCGTCGCTATTGGAAAGCGAAGTCCCCTGCGAGGCCCTTTCGCGACTGATCAGCGGCGAGCGGAAAGAAAGCGTACTCAAACTGCTCGACCGATTGAGCCCGATTCAAGCGGAAGCGATCCGGCTTCGCTTCTTTGGCGAAATGAAGTTTCAGGAGATCGCCGACGCCCAAGGCATTGGCTTGCCTGCCGCCAAGGCTCGCGTTCGCAATGGATTGTTGCAGATGGCCAAACTCATTCAGAATACCTGCCAGGAACTGGCCGAGGACCACGCCTGA
- a CDS encoding DUF1559 domain-containing protein — protein sequence MEVNPYDSPQTECKEVASATTPDKPWWKLTLVEYLVIAAIIAVLIALMLPNVRQSRGDYTVLNFSNHLKQVGLALHNYHDVHGAFPPAYVTDEQGQPLYSWRVLILPYLEQEDTYQRFDLTQSWDSKTNRALIAEMPSAFVNPYARERAANGETSCVALVDTFEGRTVLRAGKGRSLQEIPDGASSSGMVVSQPDHFVTWTAPVDVDPLEFLASAAQVQPSRDEPERVFVLWADGSVTFTFRTDELPALIYCDDGRVVSR from the coding sequence ATGGAAGTTAACCCTTACGACAGTCCGCAGACCGAGTGCAAAGAAGTCGCGTCTGCCACCACTCCCGATAAGCCATGGTGGAAGCTGACCTTGGTGGAGTACTTGGTCATCGCCGCGATTATCGCAGTCTTGATCGCATTAATGTTGCCCAATGTTCGCCAGTCGCGTGGAGACTATACGGTATTGAATTTTAGCAATCACTTGAAGCAGGTCGGACTGGCACTTCACAATTACCACGACGTGCACGGTGCGTTCCCGCCAGCCTATGTGACCGATGAACAGGGCCAGCCACTTTATTCGTGGCGTGTCTTGATCCTGCCCTACCTGGAGCAGGAAGACACCTATCAGCGGTTCGATCTAACCCAGTCCTGGGACAGTAAAACGAACCGTGCATTAATCGCAGAAATGCCGTCCGCCTTTGTTAACCCTTACGCGCGCGAGCGGGCTGCCAACGGCGAGACAAGCTGTGTGGCTCTGGTCGATACGTTTGAAGGACGTACCGTGCTTCGCGCTGGAAAAGGTCGTTCCCTTCAGGAAATCCCTGATGGTGCTTCCAGTAGCGGGATGGTCGTGAGTCAACCCGATCATTTCGTGACGTGGACCGCACCGGTCGATGTCGATCCGCTCGAGTTCCTCGCCTCTGCGGCCCAGGTTCAACCTTCCCGTGATGAGCCTGAAAGGGTGTTCGTTCTCTGGGCCGACGGTTCGGTGACGTTCACGTTTCGCACCGATGAATTGCCCGCCCTCATCTATTGCGACGACGGTCGCGTGGTCTCTCGCTGA
- a CDS encoding DUF1559 domain-containing protein: MKRFRHGNAKVVIVVVVLVLFVSGLACCGIFGAALLLPAITQARHAAQHAAAQNNMKMIGLALHNYHDTYGAFPPAYTTDENGRPMTSWRVLILPYLEQNNLYQQYDLSQPWDSPQNMLLARETPAAFVSPAHADQFNPGTTTYVAIAGPNTAINTQGPVAFKDITNGISNVVAVVEDDSNPVPWTQPIDLTPQQFLNLDFDANLPLGIPTLFGDGRVQSFRESDRSQFQNMISIDGS; the protein is encoded by the coding sequence GTGAAGCGATTTCGTCATGGTAATGCCAAAGTGGTGATCGTCGTCGTTGTACTGGTTCTGTTTGTGTCAGGGCTTGCCTGCTGTGGGATTTTTGGGGCGGCTTTGCTTCTACCGGCGATCACCCAAGCAAGACACGCGGCGCAACATGCTGCAGCGCAAAACAATATGAAGATGATCGGCCTGGCCCTACATAACTATCACGATACCTACGGCGCATTTCCTCCCGCCTACACAACCGACGAAAATGGTCGGCCGATGACTTCCTGGCGAGTTCTCATCTTGCCTTATCTGGAGCAGAACAACCTTTACCAGCAGTACGATCTATCGCAGCCGTGGGACAGTCCTCAGAACATGTTGTTAGCCCGCGAGACACCGGCGGCATTTGTCAGCCCAGCTCACGCCGATCAATTCAATCCTGGGACCACCACCTATGTCGCGATCGCCGGACCCAATACCGCGATCAACACGCAAGGCCCGGTTGCCTTTAAGGATATTACCAACGGTATCTCGAATGTCGTCGCGGTGGTGGAAGACGATAGTAATCCGGTTCCTTGGACCCAACCTATCGATCTTACTCCGCAGCAATTCCTGAATCTTGATTTCGACGCTAATCTTCCACTGGGCATACCGACCCTGTTCGGAGATGGCCGCGTTCAGTCCTTCCGAGAATCGGATCGGTCGCAATTTCAAAACATGATTTCAATCGATGGAAGTTAA
- a CDS encoding DUF1559 domain-containing protein: MIGSDLNPFDSPHAESQEPVMKKQQPNRLVEAIVVIGIITILIAVLLPAVQSAREMQASRMSNNNCLRQIGLALHNYHDIYGELPPAYVTDEHGKRLYSWRVLILPYVGEEQLYSEFELDKAWNEGHNQTLIERTPQAYRNHEDPETATGGQTRLLALVDETDGRTLLLPDQGRLLGDYHDQLGQWVLAIDHPNLSCTWSEPSDVSPRELAQQKDFDWPGPVESGVYLLFGDGSVKRIESRDWGRVTDWAYSNVDPEKEP, from the coding sequence GTGATAGGCAGCGATTTGAATCCGTTCGATAGTCCTCATGCCGAGTCGCAAGAGCCCGTCATGAAGAAACAACAGCCAAACCGTTTGGTCGAAGCGATAGTCGTTATTGGAATTATTACGATCTTGATCGCCGTGTTGCTGCCTGCGGTTCAGTCGGCCCGCGAAATGCAAGCCTCGCGAATGTCGAATAACAACTGCTTACGCCAGATCGGTCTGGCGTTGCATAACTATCACGACATCTATGGCGAATTGCCCCCGGCCTACGTTACCGACGAGCACGGCAAGCGGCTTTATTCTTGGCGAGTGCTCATTCTTCCCTACGTCGGTGAAGAACAACTTTACTCCGAGTTTGAACTCGACAAGGCCTGGAACGAGGGGCACAACCAAACGTTGATCGAACGCACGCCCCAGGCTTATCGCAACCATGAAGATCCCGAGACGGCAACCGGTGGTCAAACTCGATTATTGGCCCTGGTTGATGAGACGGACGGACGCACGTTGCTTCTTCCCGATCAGGGGCGTTTGCTCGGCGACTATCATGACCAACTTGGCCAATGGGTGTTGGCAATCGATCATCCGAATCTTTCCTGCACATGGTCCGAGCCAAGCGATGTGAGCCCGCGTGAATTGGCTCAACAGAAAGATTTCGACTGGCCAGGACCTGTCGAGAGTGGCGTTTATCTGCTCTTTGGGGATGGCAGCGTGAAGCGAATTGAAAGTCGTGATTGGGGGCGAGTCACGGATTGGGCCTACTCAAACGTCGATCCCGAGAAGGAGCCGTAG
- a CDS encoding DUF1559 domain-containing protein has translation MRFVIPVLIAVFVSVLAFGCRDYVTLPDVCCARPPEKISPESIRRKRMTNIVQALRAYNDEFGTLPPAYTRDEKGQPLTSWRVLILPQLGHHAIYAEYDQSQPWDSPANVAWSQKTPTPYFDPFLKDAEPGMTSFVGIVLEEKLPSRCGVFGESTLPEELASEALIVENLAQPVIWSQPVDLSPEDVLAWQSSDSDDSPYLNVGLANGRTWQFTNENRHLLAEVLQLGGGLTAW, from the coding sequence ATGCGATTTGTCATACCGGTATTGATTGCCGTTTTCGTCTCCGTGTTGGCATTTGGATGTCGCGACTACGTCACACTTCCCGATGTCTGCTGTGCGCGACCGCCGGAAAAAATTTCCCCTGAAAGCATTCGGCGCAAGCGAATGACCAACATCGTACAAGCCCTTCGAGCCTACAACGACGAGTTCGGTACGTTGCCTCCTGCGTACACCAGAGACGAAAAGGGTCAGCCACTCACGTCCTGGCGAGTATTGATCCTGCCGCAGTTGGGACATCATGCAATCTACGCCGAGTACGATCAATCGCAACCGTGGGATAGTCCGGCGAACGTGGCGTGGTCTCAGAAAACTCCGACACCCTACTTCGACCCATTTCTAAAAGATGCCGAGCCAGGTATGACATCGTTCGTAGGCATCGTGCTCGAAGAAAAGTTGCCGAGTCGTTGTGGCGTTTTTGGCGAATCAACGTTGCCGGAGGAACTGGCCAGCGAGGCACTGATTGTCGAGAACCTTGCTCAGCCGGTGATTTGGTCCCAGCCGGTTGATCTATCACCCGAAGACGTTTTGGCCTGGCAGTCCTCGGATAGCGACGATTCACCCTATCTGAATGTTGGTCTGGCCAACGGTCGTACTTGGCAATTCACCAACGAGAATCGTCACCTGCTTGCAGAGGTTTTGCAGCTCGGCGGCGGCTTGACCGCTTGGTAG
- a CDS encoding DUF1559 domain-containing protein gives MNDTNSPAKKPFPLFIVLAVVGLALVGSLLFGVFVGKPMWDAAQEQITINRMKVIAIGMHNYHDTHQMFPQAAFQDEEGKPFCSWRAMISYIDESDLFKQYDRQQPWDSPDNLRFADETPEAFRSPQCDCSDGKTPFVVVVGPNTMFPADQQLDIRECKDGRENTLLLIADLENPVPWSEPRDLSLEDFLKRYSSQVTDQKPLYVALVHAGMVRISKIAPKDLENLAVRNDGQTISFEGRTM, from the coding sequence ATGAACGACACGAACTCGCCCGCCAAAAAGCCATTTCCGCTTTTTATTGTGCTGGCCGTTGTTGGCTTAGCATTGGTCGGTTCGCTGTTATTTGGGGTTTTTGTTGGCAAACCGATGTGGGATGCGGCTCAAGAACAGATCACAATCAACCGGATGAAGGTGATCGCGATAGGAATGCATAACTACCACGATACCCATCAAATGTTCCCGCAGGCGGCGTTTCAGGATGAGGAAGGGAAGCCGTTCTGCTCGTGGCGGGCGATGATTAGCTACATCGACGAAAGCGATTTGTTCAAGCAATACGATCGCCAGCAGCCATGGGACAGCCCAGACAACCTGCGTTTTGCGGACGAAACGCCTGAGGCTTTTCGATCTCCGCAGTGTGATTGCAGCGATGGAAAGACTCCGTTTGTGGTGGTCGTCGGTCCGAACACGATGTTTCCCGCCGATCAGCAATTGGATATTCGCGAATGCAAAGATGGTCGAGAAAACACCTTGTTGCTGATCGCGGACCTGGAAAACCCAGTCCCCTGGAGCGAACCTAGAGATCTCTCGCTAGAGGATTTCTTGAAGCGTTACTCTTCTCAGGTAACGGATCAAAAGCCGCTTTACGTCGCCTTGGTTCATGCAGGCATGGTTCGCATTTCGAAGATCGCGCCAAAAGATCTTGAGAATCTGGCCGTGCGTAACGATGGCCAAACGATCAGCTTCGAGGGCCGAACGATGTAG
- a CDS encoding DUF1559 domain-containing protein: protein MNQPHSPERFKPGKNDTVITIFGAFIAFFGLAFMLLPSTGHPRSEMARMQSENNIKQIGLALLNYRDVHGAFPPAYVTDEQGQPLYSWRVLILPFIEASDLYDQFDLDAAWDSPTNKPLISQMPEALTSPFFFKTRSQGKTPYLAVVDSQRGRTVLRPGPGQKFNYQLKTDAIDQSVMVIDDPGRMVIWTKPDDISPQQLLSLDPIDQNELHGIHVLYGDAKVEHFDEEACARLGNLIFCDEGRIPNAAR, encoded by the coding sequence ATGAACCAGCCTCACTCACCCGAACGATTTAAACCAGGCAAGAACGACACGGTTATCACGATCTTTGGTGCGTTCATTGCATTTTTTGGCTTGGCATTTATGCTGCTGCCTAGCACAGGGCATCCGCGTTCTGAAATGGCACGTATGCAGTCTGAAAACAATATCAAGCAAATCGGCTTGGCCTTACTCAATTACCGCGACGTGCACGGTGCGTTCCCGCCAGCCTATGTGACCGATGAACAGGGCCAGCCCCTTTATTCGTGGCGTGTTTTGATCTTGCCGTTCATCGAGGCAAGCGACCTGTACGATCAATTCGATCTTGATGCGGCTTGGGACAGCCCGACGAACAAACCGCTGATCTCGCAAATGCCGGAAGCACTTACCAGTCCATTCTTTTTTAAAACACGTTCACAGGGCAAAACGCCCTACCTAGCTGTGGTTGATTCCCAAAGAGGACGAACGGTGCTTCGGCCAGGGCCGGGGCAGAAATTCAATTACCAGCTGAAAACGGATGCGATTGACCAATCGGTAATGGTGATCGACGATCCTGGACGGATGGTGATCTGGACGAAACCGGACGATATCAGCCCGCAGCAATTGCTTTCGCTTGATCCGATCGACCAGAATGAATTGCACGGTATTCATGTTCTGTACGGCGACGCCAAGGTCGAGCACTTCGACGAAGAAGCGTGTGCGCGGCTTGGCAATCTAATCTTTTGCGACGAAGGACGAATACCTAACGCAGCCCGCTAG
- a CDS encoding DUF1559 domain-containing protein yields MVDTPNPFDSPHNDASDSALTSGPNPHYRRDGIFTLVLIGAVGLFLLFCLWSFIRNPRPEAVLHHNRNQLKVIALGLHNYYDTHGQFPPAYVADTDGKPLYSWRVLILPMIGEGALHKQFDLSEPWDSPNNLLLVRQMPDCFHSPYHENDAGRTPYQALVDESGSRTMIKRTAGRTFDTIGDGTSNTAMLIANFNAPIFWTEPNDTDPAKFLRRFRPGDYEHEVAIAYGDGSVQGLTDDLRTVLPAAMYANDGKVPPR; encoded by the coding sequence ATGGTCGATACGCCGAACCCGTTTGATAGTCCGCACAATGACGCCAGCGATTCGGCGCTTACCAGCGGGCCCAATCCACACTACCGGCGCGATGGCATCTTCACCCTAGTGCTGATCGGAGCGGTAGGCCTCTTCCTATTATTTTGTTTGTGGTCTTTTATCAGAAACCCACGTCCCGAGGCGGTCCTGCACCATAACCGAAACCAGCTCAAAGTCATTGCCCTTGGCCTGCATAACTATTACGACACGCACGGGCAGTTTCCGCCGGCCTACGTCGCCGACACCGACGGAAAGCCGCTCTATTCGTGGCGGGTACTAATTCTGCCAATGATCGGCGAAGGGGCCCTGCACAAGCAGTTCGATCTAAGTGAGCCTTGGGATTCGCCGAACAATTTACTCTTGGTCCGCCAAATGCCGGACTGCTTTCACTCGCCTTACCATGAAAACGATGCCGGACGAACGCCTTATCAAGCACTCGTCGACGAGTCAGGCTCGCGGACGATGATCAAACGTACCGCAGGACGAACCTTCGATACGATTGGCGACGGAACCAGTAATACGGCAATGCTGATTGCCAACTTCAACGCCCCAATCTTCTGGACGGAACCCAACGACACCGACCCGGCCAAGTTTTTACGCCGCTTCCGACCAGGCGACTACGAACATGAAGTCGCGATTGCTTACGGAGACGGATCGGTTCAAGGACTGACTGACGACCTGCGTACCGTTCTGCCAGCTGCGATGTATGCCAACGATGGAAAGGTGCCGCCGCGATGA
- a CDS encoding class I SAM-dependent methyltransferase, which translates to MIERILEPEVMDTPEEAMDYDDMDHHAVNKLFVDDLIAFLGVEPDHEAEMIDILDLGTGTARIPIILADRIPQCRIMGADASIAMLDVARINIDIAGMLDRIQLMKVDAKQIAHEDGFFSGVMSNSIVHHIPEPLSVLQESVRMVEAGGWLFFRDLLRPDSVEQLNELVETYCGQEIESSKKMFAESLHAALSLDEIQQLVVSLGFPAESVRQTSDRHWTWAARKAT; encoded by the coding sequence ATGATCGAGCGCATTCTCGAACCCGAAGTCATGGACACGCCAGAGGAAGCGATGGACTACGACGACATGGACCATCATGCCGTCAATAAGTTGTTCGTCGACGACTTAATTGCGTTCCTCGGTGTCGAGCCCGATCACGAGGCCGAGATGATTGATATTCTTGACCTGGGCACTGGTACGGCTCGCATTCCCATCATCTTGGCAGATCGCATCCCACAATGCCGCATCATGGGTGCGGATGCGTCGATCGCCATGTTGGATGTTGCACGGATCAATATCGACATCGCCGGCATGCTCGATCGGATTCAATTAATGAAAGTCGATGCTAAGCAGATCGCCCACGAAGACGGCTTTTTCTCCGGCGTGATGTCGAACAGCATTGTCCATCACATTCCCGAACCACTCTCGGTGCTGCAAGAGAGTGTTCGCATGGTTGAAGCAGGAGGGTGGCTCTTCTTCCGCGATCTTTTGCGGCCTGATTCGGTCGAGCAGCTTAACGAGCTCGTCGAAACCTATTGTGGTCAAGAGATCGAATCGTCGAAAAAGATGTTCGCCGAGTCGCTGCACGCAGCCCTTTCACTGGACGAAATTCAGCAGTTGGTGGTCTCGCTGGGATTCCCCGCAGAGTCGGTACGGCAAACGTCCGATCGCCATTGGACGTGGGCAGCCCGGAAGGCGACATAA
- a CDS encoding RNA polymerase sigma factor — MTTATLEMTSSYSDPSLVQPKSDEDLLLAYRDSGNREYFAKLVQRYERELYNYLRRYLGDPEMAEDVFQAAFLQVHLKCDTFEQGRRFRPWLYTIATNQAIDAQRKTKRHKMVSLDRAGSSSENQETGSLVDLLVSSEAGPMSQMDDLERQRVMRDAVQELPESLKTAIVLVYYQGLKYREAADILGIPVGTVKSRLHTAVQKLTEAWNQVYTTDDDDA; from the coding sequence ATGACAACTGCCACACTTGAAATGACGTCGAGTTACTCGGATCCTTCGCTCGTTCAACCCAAGTCCGATGAGGACTTGCTGTTGGCGTATAGGGACTCCGGTAATCGAGAGTACTTCGCCAAGTTGGTCCAACGTTACGAACGTGAGTTGTACAACTACTTGCGTCGTTACCTGGGCGATCCTGAAATGGCGGAGGACGTATTTCAGGCCGCATTTTTACAAGTGCATCTGAAGTGCGATACTTTCGAGCAAGGACGTCGTTTCCGGCCTTGGCTGTACACGATTGCAACGAATCAAGCGATCGATGCACAGCGCAAGACCAAACGCCATAAGATGGTCAGTTTGGATCGAGCCGGCAGCTCGAGCGAGAATCAAGAGACTGGTTCGCTGGTCGACTTGCTTGTGAGCTCCGAAGCTGGGCCAATGTCGCAGATGGACGATCTGGAACGACAACGCGTGATGCGTGATGCCGTTCAAGAACTCCCGGAATCGTTGAAAACCGCAATTGTGTTGGTTTACTACCAAGGTCTGAAGTACCGCGAAGCGGCAGACATCTTGGGGATTCCGGTCGGAACGGTTAAAAGCCGCCTGCACACCGCTGTGCAGAAACTTACCGAAGCCTGGAATCAAGTTTATACCACTGATGACGATGACGCGTGA